The Mauremys reevesii isolate NIE-2019 linkage group 1, ASM1616193v1, whole genome shotgun sequence genome has a segment encoding these proteins:
- the LOC120397950 gene encoding olfactory receptor 51E1-like — protein sequence MSDSKTTNFTNPSTFILLGILGLEAAHIWISIPFCAMYTIAVLGNFTILFIIKTEPSLHEPMFFFLCMLAVTDLVTSTTTLPKMLSIFWFNSREISFSACLTQLYFIHCFSAMESGILMAMAFDRYVAICHPLRHSTILTNSVVTKIGLALVLRSGILTLPYPLLARQWPYCRTNIIPHSYCRHIAVLKLACADISISSYYGLFHLFSVIGMDVFFISVSYTLILWAIFRLPTKDAQLKTFRTCISHLCAIFALYIPDFFSSFTQRFGQNVPLHFLVLFASVYLLVPPVLHPIIYGMRTKQIRDRLLRLFTRKET from the coding sequence atgtcagattccaagaCAACCAACTTCActaacccctccaccttcatcctgctgggcattcttGGCCTAGAGGCAGCCCATATCTGGATCTCCATTCCCTTCTGTGCTATGTACACCATAGCTgtgttggggaacttcaccattcTTTTCATCATAAAGacggagccgagcctccatgagcccatgttctTTTTCCTCTGTATGCTGGCCGTCACCGACCTGGTCACATCCACAACCAccctgcccaaaatgctgagcatcttttgGTTCAACtccagggagatcagtttcagtgcctgcctcacccagctgtacttcattcactgcttctcagcgatggagtctggaatccttatggccatggcttttgatcgctacgtggccatctgccatcccctgagacattccaccatcctgacaaactctgTTGTGACCAAGATAGGCCTGGCCTTGGTGCTGCGCAGTGGCATACTCACATTACCCTATCCCTTATTGGCAAGGCAGTGGCCATATTgtagaaccaacatcatcccccactccTATTGTCGGCATATAGCTGTGCTGAAGCTGGCCTGTGCTGACATCagcatcagtagttactatggcctgTTTCATCTTTTCTCTGTAATCGGaatggatgtgttttttatctCTGTGTCCTATACTCTGATCCTCTGGGCCATCTtccgcctccccacaaaggatgcccaGCTCAAAACTTTCAggacctgcatctctcatctttgtgccatcttTGCTTTGTATATCCCAGATTTCTTCTCCTCTTTCACGCAGCGGTTTGGCCAAAATGTGCCACTGCATTTCCTTGTTCTCTTTGCCAGTGTGTATCTGCTGGTGCCTCCCGTGCTACATCCCATCATCTATGGgatgaggaccaaacagatccgggacaggctgctccggctctttacACGTAAAGAGACCTAA